The Gemmatimonas sp. UBA7669 genome includes a window with the following:
- a CDS encoding 2Fe-2S iron-sulfur cluster-binding protein — protein sequence MSVDPTVTIDFFINGVPCTAHDGETVIQAARRAGVSIPHFCWHPNLSVPGNCRICMVEVESDNGDPWFDIGCNMPVTAGMRVLTESETVKKLRRDTMQFITLNHPVDCGICNKSGECLLQDYHYEHNGRPSLSIDRKNHATKFYALSDRIMLDNERCIMCTRCVRFTNEVSKTHALGAVHRGDHSLIRPAENADFNEDVYSDNVIDICPVGALLSRENLDHARVWYTKATPSVCPGCSRGCSIDVWHRKPEWALKALDPALNARIERVTPRENPEVNGPWICNKGRDLAKIWERPRATTALVGGTPAGLDEAVERASAIVAAASRGVVLVSSWGSNEELAALHHVLQDKLASRFTARVKADHAPQPGELLEDDILIMADKNPNRRGALALFTPLEGDLPAALVGADVVLVWGEGVADADLPSTARVVRLGSYAHEAALRADVFLPISIQTERNGHYTNAQGVVTAFKACFEPKGDVVHAEGLFQALAGNRKALQRVLAGAVS from the coding sequence GTGAGCGTCGATCCGACGGTGACCATCGACTTCTTCATCAACGGCGTCCCGTGCACGGCCCATGACGGCGAGACCGTCATTCAGGCCGCGCGTCGGGCGGGCGTGAGCATTCCGCATTTCTGCTGGCACCCCAACCTGTCGGTGCCCGGCAACTGCCGCATCTGCATGGTGGAGGTGGAGTCGGACAACGGCGACCCGTGGTTCGACATTGGCTGCAACATGCCAGTCACGGCCGGCATGCGTGTGCTGACCGAGTCTGAGACGGTGAAGAAGTTGCGCCGCGACACGATGCAGTTCATCACGCTCAATCATCCGGTGGACTGCGGAATCTGCAACAAGTCGGGCGAGTGTCTGCTGCAGGATTATCACTACGAGCACAACGGCCGCCCGTCGCTGTCCATCGATCGCAAGAATCACGCGACCAAGTTCTATGCGTTGTCCGACCGCATCATGCTGGACAACGAGCGCTGCATCATGTGCACGCGCTGTGTGCGGTTTACCAACGAAGTGTCAAAGACCCATGCGCTGGGCGCGGTGCATCGTGGCGATCATTCGCTCATCCGGCCGGCGGAAAACGCGGACTTCAACGAGGACGTGTATTCCGACAACGTCATCGACATCTGTCCGGTGGGCGCGCTGCTTTCGCGGGAGAATCTCGATCACGCCCGCGTGTGGTACACCAAGGCCACGCCGTCGGTCTGCCCGGGGTGTTCGCGCGGCTGCAGCATCGATGTGTGGCATCGCAAGCCCGAGTGGGCGCTCAAGGCGCTTGATCCGGCGCTCAATGCGCGCATCGAGCGGGTCACGCCGCGCGAAAACCCCGAGGTGAACGGCCCATGGATCTGCAACAAGGGTCGGGACCTGGCAAAGATCTGGGAGCGGCCACGGGCCACGACCGCGCTGGTTGGCGGCACGCCAGCCGGTTTGGATGAGGCGGTGGAGCGGGCGTCAGCAATTGTAGCGGCTGCCTCGCGCGGCGTGGTGCTGGTGTCGAGCTGGGGCTCCAACGAAGAACTGGCGGCGCTGCACCACGTGCTGCAGGACAAGCTGGCCTCGCGGTTCACGGCGCGCGTGAAAGCGGACCACGCGCCACAGCCCGGGGAGTTGCTCGAAGACGACATTCTCATCATGGCGGACAAGAACCCGAACCGCCGTGGGGCGTTGGCCTTGTTTACGCCGCTCGAGGGTGACCTGCCCGCGGCGCTCGTTGGCGCTGATGTCGTGCTGGTGTGGGGCGAGGGTGTGGCGGATGCGGACCTGCCGTCCACGGCACGGGTTGTCCGCCTGGGCAGCTACGCCCATGAGGCCGCGCTGCGCGCTGACGTGTTTCTGCCCATCAGCATTCAGACCGAGCGGAACGGGCACTATACCAATGCACAGGGCGTGGTGACGGCCTTCAAGGCTTGCTTTGAACCCAAGGGCGATGTGGTGCATGCCGAGGGCCTGTTTCAGGCGTTGGCCGGCAATCGCAAGGCCTTGCAGCGTGTGCTGGCCGGGGCGGTGTCATGA
- the nuoF gene encoding NADH-quinone oxidoreductase subunit NuoF, whose translation MTAPTAEAPTLSGRKFFMNFPVTADSHTLAAYRARGGYQALAKVLGGMQPTEVTKEVAAAGLLGHGGAAFPAGRKWGVVRLNDGEPHYVCMNADEGEPGTFKDRWLLEHVPHMCLEGLIIASFALMGRHAFIYIRGEFDLPHRRMQAAIEEAYAAGLLGENIMGSGYSLDVVLYRGAGSYVCGEASAMLASLEGKKGWPRNRPPRLTVKGLYQKPTVVNNVETLANVPVILTLGAAEFKKTGMPRSPGTQMISISGHVKRPGVYEVEYGYSWEKFLYEDCGGMLEDRALKCVIPGGVSTKILDANEIKGVTLDHNSAVAAGSQLGSGGMIAVAEGTCMVRLARVIQRFYHHESCGQCTPCREGMGWMERILDRIVRGEGRLEDIDRLYHISTANDGTTICSLGDSAGYACSAILDHYREEFEYYITNGRSMYDGRLALADPFEGAVPVPMYAGAGSAS comes from the coding sequence TGGGCGGCATGCAGCCCACCGAGGTCACCAAGGAAGTGGCCGCAGCCGGCCTGTTGGGCCATGGCGGGGCGGCCTTTCCGGCCGGGCGCAAATGGGGCGTGGTACGACTCAACGACGGCGAACCGCACTACGTGTGCATGAACGCCGACGAAGGAGAGCCCGGCACGTTCAAGGATCGCTGGCTGCTGGAACATGTGCCGCACATGTGCCTCGAGGGACTCATCATTGCGAGCTTCGCGCTGATGGGGCGGCATGCTTTCATCTACATTCGCGGTGAGTTCGATCTGCCGCATCGTCGCATGCAGGCGGCCATTGAGGAGGCCTACGCGGCCGGGCTGTTGGGCGAGAACATCATGGGCTCGGGCTACTCGCTCGATGTGGTGCTGTATCGCGGCGCCGGCTCCTACGTCTGCGGCGAGGCCTCGGCCATGCTGGCGTCGCTGGAAGGCAAGAAGGGGTGGCCGCGCAATCGGCCGCCGCGCCTGACGGTGAAGGGCCTGTACCAGAAGCCCACCGTGGTGAACAACGTGGAGACGCTGGCCAATGTGCCGGTCATCCTCACACTGGGCGCGGCCGAGTTCAAGAAGACCGGCATGCCGCGCAGCCCGGGCACGCAGATGATCTCCATCTCCGGTCACGTGAAGCGGCCGGGCGTGTACGAAGTCGAGTATGGCTACTCGTGGGAGAAGTTCCTCTACGAGGATTGCGGCGGCATGCTGGAGGATCGCGCGCTCAAGTGCGTCATCCCGGGTGGCGTGTCCACCAAGATCCTCGATGCGAACGAGATCAAGGGCGTGACACTGGATCACAACAGCGCCGTGGCGGCCGGATCACAGCTTGGCTCCGGCGGCATGATTGCGGTGGCCGAGGGCACCTGCATGGTGCGTCTCGCGCGCGTCATTCAGCGCTTCTATCACCACGAGTCCTGTGGCCAGTGCACGCCCTGCCGCGAGGGCATGGGGTGGATGGAGCGCATCCTCGATCGCATTGTGCGCGGCGAGGGGCGTCTCGAGGACATCGATCGCTTGTATCACATCTCCACCGCCAACGACGGGACCACCATTTGCAGTCTGGGTGACTCCGCCGGCTATGCCTGCTCGGCCATCCTCGATCACTACCGCGAGGAGTTCGAGTACTACATCACCAATGGCCGTTCCATGTACGATGGCCGCCTGGCGTTGGCTGATCCGTTTGAGGGCGCCGTGCCGGTGCCAATGTACGCCGGCGCCGGGAGCGCCTCGTGA
- a CDS encoding complex I subunit 1/NuoH family protein, with the protein MSSATNSWMPDLVVALVFITYCMVMLLSFGGLLTWVERKQSAVMSDRVGANRAYLRIPFTNIKLVWLGLFHGMADGLKMLLKENFKPNAHDKVGYFLAPFIVFTPVLLVFAVVPFGGTLVPGQLVPALADWFGSRSYPMQIATLDAGLLVVFAFSSMGIIGAMLAGWASENKFSLLGGLRAGSQMISYELVMGLTVLGLILVYGTLDLGNIVRQQSGTLGGVLPAWGIFYQPFAAFLFLTAAIAENKRIPFDLPEAESELIAGYFTEYSAMKLGLFMFSEFIQIAVVGALFTTLFLGGYNLPFMTDAGFLLPGGREIALSQAVRVPLQMLTFLGKVALMCLLQIQIRWTLPRFRYDQMLGLSWKMLLPLSLANLAITVVVVWLVRGGQ; encoded by the coding sequence ATGAGCAGCGCCACGAACAGTTGGATGCCTGATCTCGTCGTGGCGCTGGTGTTCATCACCTACTGCATGGTGATGCTGCTGAGTTTTGGCGGTCTGCTGACCTGGGTGGAACGCAAACAGTCGGCGGTGATGTCGGACCGCGTGGGCGCCAATCGCGCCTATCTGCGCATTCCGTTCACGAACATCAAGCTGGTCTGGCTGGGACTGTTCCATGGCATGGCCGACGGTCTCAAGATGTTGCTGAAGGAGAACTTCAAGCCCAACGCACACGACAAGGTCGGCTACTTCCTCGCGCCGTTCATTGTCTTCACGCCGGTGCTGCTGGTGTTTGCGGTGGTGCCGTTTGGTGGCACACTGGTGCCGGGGCAGTTGGTGCCGGCGCTCGCGGATTGGTTTGGTTCACGTAGCTATCCCATGCAGATCGCCACGCTCGACGCGGGTCTGCTGGTGGTGTTCGCCTTCAGCAGCATGGGCATCATCGGCGCCATGCTCGCGGGCTGGGCGTCGGAGAACAAGTTCTCGCTGCTTGGAGGTCTGCGTGCCGGTTCGCAGATGATTTCGTACGAGCTGGTCATGGGGCTCACCGTTCTGGGCCTCATTCTGGTGTACGGCACGCTCGACCTGGGCAACATCGTACGTCAGCAATCCGGCACGCTGGGCGGTGTGCTCCCGGCCTGGGGCATCTTCTATCAGCCGTTCGCGGCCTTCCTGTTTCTCACGGCGGCCATTGCCGAGAACAAGCGCATTCCCTTCGACTTGCCCGAAGCCGAGTCGGAGCTCATCGCTGGCTACTTCACGGAGTACAGCGCGATGAAGCTGGGCCTGTTCATGTTCTCCGAGTTCATCCAGATCGCCGTGGTGGGCGCCTTGTTCACCACGCTGTTCCTGGGTGGCTACAACCTGCCGTTCATGACCGATGCCGGGTTTCTGTTGCCGGGTGGCCGCGAAATCGCCCTGAGCCAGGCAGTCCGGGTGCCCCTGCAGATGCTGACCTTCCTGGGCAAGGTGGCGCTCATGTGCCTGCTGCAGATCCAGATCCGCTGGACGCTGCCGCGCTTCCGCTACGATCAGATGCTTGGGCTCTCGTGGAAGATGCTGCTGCCGCTTTCGCTGGCCAATCTGGCCATCACGGTGGTGGTGGTGTGGCTTGTCCGGGGAGGGCAGTGA